A window of the Diabrotica undecimpunctata isolate CICGRU chromosome 1, icDiaUnde3, whole genome shotgun sequence genome harbors these coding sequences:
- the LOC140442666 gene encoding uncharacterized protein, producing the protein MEVKQEVQEMDKNEIYSDAPLNRVKCEIKGEPNKESIPDTFNYVDFKEIYIKSEIKQDENNPVLLEDNPEGFLNDASNVVEDHVISNQLIQHLTVPMGIGEHADKKIFTCTICYKQFLKNYYLKVHMRSHTGEKLFMCEICNSHFTTRKDLNVHMRLHTGKIPFTCEICAKEFLQSSYLKVHMKSHSSEKIYTCQICLKQYKSKSGFIVHKREHTGEKPFKCEICAKQFITNEILKTHIRVHTREKPFTCEICTKKFSRSSSLKIHMEQHNRQNPFSCEICFKQYKTESKLKLHEKEHTEENPFMCDICSKQCTTKSELIIHKREHTGKRPFTCEICFKQCVTKDVLKVHERTHTGEKPFKCKLCDQKFSTNSTLNKHIRVHTGEKPSECEICAKRFTQSTYLKVHMQTHTGEKPYKCEICSKQYSTKEVLKIHMRVHTGEKPFMCKICNKQFSTNSSLKPHMRRHNGEKTFTCQICTKQFVSSSELNGHMGVHMKPFVCEICRRQFSANYKLKIHMRKHTGEKPFACKICNKHFPQNSSLKTHMKKHSG; encoded by the exons atggaagtaaaacaagaagTTCAGGAAATggataaaaatgaaatatatagTGATGCTCCTTTGAATAGAGTTAAATGTGAAATTAAGGGAGAACCTAATAAAGAAAGTATACCTGATACATTTAATTATGTAGACTTTAAGGAAATCTACATAAAGTCTGAAATTAAACAAGATGAAAATAATCCTGTATTATTAGAAGATAACCCTGAAG GTTTCTTAAATGATGCAAGTAATGTAGTAGAAGATCATGTAATAAGTAACCAATTAATTCAACATTTAACTGTTCCTATGGGTATTGGGGAGCATGctgacaaaaaaatatttacatgtaCCATTTGCtataaacagtttttaaaaaattattacttaAAAGTACACATGAGGagtcatactggagaaaaactgTTCATGTGTGAAATTTGTAACAGCCATTTTACAACAAGGAAAGATTTAAATGTAcatatgagattgcacactggcaAAATACCTTTCACATGTGAAATATGTGCCAAAGAGTTTTTGCAAAGTTCTTATTTAAAAGTACATATGAAGAGCCATAGTAGCGaaaaaatttatacatgtcaaatttgtttaaaacagtaTAAAAGTAAGAGTGGATTTATAGTTCATAAAAGAGAGCACACAGGAGAAAAACCTTTTAAGTGCGAAATATGTGCCAAACAATTTATCACAAATGAGATTTTAAAAACACATATAAGAGTGCACACTAGAGAAAAACCTTTCACATGTGAAATATGCACCAAAAAGTTTTCACGCAGTTCATCTTTGAAAATACATATGGAGCAACATAATAGACAAAATCCTTTTAGTTGTGAAATCTGTTTTAAACAGTATAAGACTGAAAGTAAATTGAAACTGCATGAAAAAGAGCACACAGAAGAAAATCCTTTTATGTGTGATATTTGTTCTAAACAGTGTACAACTAAGAGTGAATTAATCATACATAAGAGAGAGCACACTGGAAAAAGGCCTTTTacttgtgaaatttgttttaaacaatgtGTAACAAAGGATGTTTTAAAAGTACATGAAAGAacacacactggggaaaaaccgtTCAAATGTAAATTATGTGACCAAAAGTTTTCTACAAATTCCACTTTAAATAAACATataagagtgcacactggagaaaaaccttctGAATGTGAAATATGTGCCAAAAGATTTACACAAAGTACTTATTTAAAAGTCCATATGCAAACtcacactggtgaaaaaccatacaagtgtgaaatttgttctaaacaATATTCAACAAAAGAggttttaaaaatacatatgagagtgcacactggggaaaaacctttcATGTGTAAAATATGCAACAAACAGTTTTCAACAAATTCCTCTTTAAAACCTCATATGAGACGGCATAATGGAGAAAAGACCTTTACATGtcaaatttgcaccaaacagtttGTAAGCAGTTCTGAATTGAATGGACATATGGGAGTGCATATGAAACCTTTTGTGTGTGAAATTTGTAGAAGACAGTTTTCAGCAAATTATAAGTTAAAAATACATATGAGAaagcacactggggaaaaaccatttgcatgtaaaatttgcaataagcACTTTCCTCAAAATTCGTCCTTAAAAACACACATGAAAAAACACTCTGGATAA
- the LOC140443649 gene encoding uncharacterized protein isoform X1, whose product MEIKQEVSDETCQAEIYCNAIDDDPLDICKIEIKQEPLRESTHDTYNYVALKKIPIKIEIEQEEHKLTSFKERPSNPRGFPQEENTLENFPQEENTLESMKGIHVHTSNKEQHMNQSVEKSTLKCEICVKQFACRSSLYKHMKIHNGEKPYKCEICFKHFSQLGNMKQHMKLHTGEKPYKCEICFKQFSDTVSLKRHLREHTGEKPYQCEICFKQFTRADDLKSHLRLHTGEKPYKCEFCFKQFTQAYVLKSHLRVHTGEKPYKCEICFKQFNETSNLKKHLRVHTGEKPYKCEICVKEFSCQSHMKRHMRLHTGEKPYKCEFCFKQFTQAYVLKSHLRVHTGEKPYKCEICFKQFNETSNLKKHLRVHTGEKPYKCEICVKEFSCQSHMKRHMRLHTGEKPYQCEICFKQFSRADDLKSHLRVHTGEKPYKCKICFKQFSQTGNLTTHNVKFHSEERS is encoded by the exons ATGGAAATAAAACAAGAAGTTAGTGATGAGACGTGTCAAGCAGAAATATATTGTAATGCTATTGATGATGATCCTTTGGATAtttgtaaaattgaaattaagcAGGAACCTCTAAGAGAAAGTACACATGATACATATAATTATGTAGCCTTAAAGAAAATTCCCATAAAGATTGAAATAGAACAAGAGGAACATAAACTTACGTCATTTAAAGAAAGACCATCAAATCCAAGAG ggTTTCCCCAAGAGGAGAACACTTTGGAAA actTTCCCCAAGAGGAGAACACATTGGAAAGTATGAAAGGAATACATGTACATACATCTAATAAAGAACAGCATATGAATCAATCTGTTGAAAAAAGTACATTAAAATGTGAAATTTGTGTTAAGCAGTTTGCCTGTAGAAGTTCATTATACAAACACATGAAAATTCACaatggagaaaaaccatacaagtgtgaaatttgttttaagcacttTTCTCAACTAGGTAATATGAAACAACATATGAAattacacactggagaaaagccatacaagtgtgaaatttgttttaagcaatttagtgacACAGTAAGTTTGAAAAGGCATTTAAGAgagcacactggggaaaaaccttaccagtgtgaaatttgttttaagcaatttactcgTGCAGATGATTTAAAAAgtcatttgagattgcacactggagaaaaaccttacaagtgcgaattttgttttaaacagtttactcAAGCCTACGTTTTGAAAAGTCATTTGAgggtgcatactggagaaaagccttataagtgtgaaatttgttttaagcagtttaatgaaacaagtaatttgaaaaaacatttaagagtacatactggtgaaaaaccttacaagtgtgagatTTGTGTTAAGGAGTTTTCTTGTCAAAGTCATATGAAACGACATATGAGattgcatactggagaaaaaccttacaagtgcgaattttgttttaaacagtttactcAAGCCTACGTTTTGAAAAGTCATTTGAgggtgcatactggagaaaagccttataagtgtgaaatttgttttaagcagtttaatgaaacaagtaatttgaaaaaacatttaagagtacatactggtgaaaaaccttacaagtgtgagatTTGTGTTAAGGAGTTTTCTTGTCAAAGTCATATGAAACGACATATGAGattgcatactggagaaaaaccttaccagtgtgaaatttgttttaagcaatttagtcgtGCAGATGATTTAAAAagtcatttgagagtgcacactggagaaaaaccatacaagtgtaaaatttgttttaagcagttttctcaaacAGGTAATCTGACTACACATAATGTGAAATTCCACAGTGAAGAAAGATCTTAA
- the LOC140443649 gene encoding uncharacterized protein isoform X2 — protein MEIKQEVSDETCQAEIYCNAIDDDPLDICKIEIKQEPLRESTHDTYNYVALKKIPIKIEIEQEEHKLTSFKERPSNPRDFPQEENTLESMKGIHVHTSNKEQHMNQSVEKSTLKCEICVKQFACRSSLYKHMKIHNGEKPYKCEICFKHFSQLGNMKQHMKLHTGEKPYKCEICFKQFSDTVSLKRHLREHTGEKPYQCEICFKQFTRADDLKSHLRLHTGEKPYKCEFCFKQFTQAYVLKSHLRVHTGEKPYKCEICFKQFNETSNLKKHLRVHTGEKPYKCEICVKEFSCQSHMKRHMRLHTGEKPYKCEFCFKQFTQAYVLKSHLRVHTGEKPYKCEICFKQFNETSNLKKHLRVHTGEKPYKCEICVKEFSCQSHMKRHMRLHTGEKPYQCEICFKQFSRADDLKSHLRVHTGEKPYKCKICFKQFSQTGNLTTHNVKFHSEERS, from the exons ATGGAAATAAAACAAGAAGTTAGTGATGAGACGTGTCAAGCAGAAATATATTGTAATGCTATTGATGATGATCCTTTGGATAtttgtaaaattgaaattaagcAGGAACCTCTAAGAGAAAGTACACATGATACATATAATTATGTAGCCTTAAAGAAAATTCCCATAAAGATTGAAATAGAACAAGAGGAACATAAACTTACGTCATTTAAAGAAAGACCATCAAATCCAAGAG actTTCCCCAAGAGGAGAACACATTGGAAAGTATGAAAGGAATACATGTACATACATCTAATAAAGAACAGCATATGAATCAATCTGTTGAAAAAAGTACATTAAAATGTGAAATTTGTGTTAAGCAGTTTGCCTGTAGAAGTTCATTATACAAACACATGAAAATTCACaatggagaaaaaccatacaagtgtgaaatttgttttaagcacttTTCTCAACTAGGTAATATGAAACAACATATGAAattacacactggagaaaagccatacaagtgtgaaatttgttttaagcaatttagtgacACAGTAAGTTTGAAAAGGCATTTAAGAgagcacactggggaaaaaccttaccagtgtgaaatttgttttaagcaatttactcgTGCAGATGATTTAAAAAgtcatttgagattgcacactggagaaaaaccttacaagtgcgaattttgttttaaacagtttactcAAGCCTACGTTTTGAAAAGTCATTTGAgggtgcatactggagaaaagccttataagtgtgaaatttgttttaagcagtttaatgaaacaagtaatttgaaaaaacatttaagagtacatactggtgaaaaaccttacaagtgtgagatTTGTGTTAAGGAGTTTTCTTGTCAAAGTCATATGAAACGACATATGAGattgcatactggagaaaaaccttacaagtgcgaattttgttttaaacagtttactcAAGCCTACGTTTTGAAAAGTCATTTGAgggtgcatactggagaaaagccttataagtgtgaaatttgttttaagcagtttaatgaaacaagtaatttgaaaaaacatttaagagtacatactggtgaaaaaccttacaagtgtgagatTTGTGTTAAGGAGTTTTCTTGTCAAAGTCATATGAAACGACATATGAGattgcatactggagaaaaaccttaccagtgtgaaatttgttttaagcaatttagtcgtGCAGATGATTTAAAAagtcatttgagagtgcacactggagaaaaaccatacaagtgtaaaatttgttttaagcagttttctcaaacAGGTAATCTGACTACACATAATGTGAAATTCCACAGTGAAGAAAGATCTTAA